A section of the Candidatus Sericytochromatia bacterium genome encodes:
- a CDS encoding chloroperoxidase — PSGHSTFSGAGAAVLSRAFPAQAARFEALRDEMSNSRIWGGIHFRTDCVDGVNLGKQVGDLHADAYEREAK; from the coding sequence ATCCGTCCGGCCACAGCACCTTTTCCGGAGCCGGCGCGGCCGTGCTCTCGCGCGCCTTTCCGGCCCAAGCGGCGCGCTTCGAGGCCCTGCGGGACGAGATGTCCAACTCGCGCATCTGGGGCGGCATTCATTTCCGCACCGACTGCGTGGATGGCGTGAACCTTGGCAAGCAGGTCGGCGACCTGCACGCCGACGCTTACGAGCGCGAGGCGAAATGA